One part of the Solanum dulcamara chromosome 3, daSolDulc1.2, whole genome shotgun sequence genome encodes these proteins:
- the LOC129883699 gene encoding acireductone dioxygenase 2-like, with the protein MGVIGHLCEEEEEYDNKSPREEVIEAWYMDDSDNNQRLPHHGEPKKFVSLDKLAELGVLSWRLDADKYETDEELNKIQKSSSYLFMDVIEVCPQKLSNYEDMIKKFFEEHLYIDEEVRYCLEGSGYFDVRDYNDVWIRIWVKKGGLIVVPAGIYHRFTLDSSNYIKAIRLFAGDPVWTAYYRPHADYLPARKQYLETFGLRESTVNAINDDVIYRVDEF; encoded by the exons ATGGGTGTCATTGGTCATctatgtgaagaagaagaagaatatgaTAATAAGAGTCCTAGAGAAGAAGTCATAGAAGCATGGTACATGGATGATAGTGATAACAATCAAAGGCTTCCTCATCATGGAGAACCTAAGAAATTTGTGTCTCTTGACAAGCTCGCtg AACTCGGAGTGCTTAGCTGGAGACTTGATGCTGATAAATATGAGACTGACGAGGAGttgaataaaattcaaaaatcaagtAGTTATCTTTTCATg gaCGTTATTGAGGTTTGCCCCCAAAAATTATCGAATTACGAGGATATGATAAAGAAATTCTTTGAAGAACACTTATACATTGACGAGGAAGTCCGTTATTGTCTTGAAGGAAGTG GTTATTTTGATGTTCGAGATTATAACGATGTTTGGATTCGCATTTGGGTGAAAAAAGGGGGATTGATTGTTGTGCCTGCTGGAATTTACCATCGATTTACACTTGATTCAAGCAATTACATTAAG GCAATACGTCTATTTGCTGGTGATCCTGTTTGGACAGCGTACTATCGTCCACATGCAGATTATCTGCCTGCAAG GAAACAATATCTTGAAACTTTTGGGTTGAGGGAAAGCACTGTTAATGCAATTAATGATGATGTTATTTATAGAGTTGACGAATTTTAA
- the LOC129883041 gene encoding acireductone dioxygenase 2, giving the protein MGSIAKDPREDVIQAWYMDDSDEDQRLPHHREPKEFVSLDKLAELGVLSWRLDADNYETDEELKKIREDRGYSYIDFCEVCPEKLPNYEEKIKNFFEEHLHTDEEIRYCVAGSGYFDVRDVNESWIRVWVKKGGMIVLPAGIYHRFTLDSSNYIKAMRLFVGDPVWTPYNRPHDHLPARKEYVETFVHADGSGCAVNAAA; this is encoded by the exons atgggTTCCATTGCAAAG GATCCAAGAGAGGATGTCATACAAGCATGGTACATGGATGACAGTGATGAGGACCAGAGGCTTCCTCATCATCGTGAGCCAAAGGAATTTGTGTCTCTTGACAAGCTTGCTG AACTTGGAGTGCTCAGCTGGAGACTTGATGCTGACAATTATGAAACTGATGAGGAGTTGAAGAAAATTCGAGAAGATCGTGGATATTCATACATT GATTTCTGTGAGGTTTGCCCTGAGAAACTACCGAATTACGAGGAGAAAATCAAGAACTTTTTTGAAGAACACTTGCACACCGATGAGGAGATCCGTTACTGTGTTGCAGGAAGTG GTTATTTTGATGTCCGGGATGTGAATGAGAGCTGGATTCGCGTCTGGGTAAAGAAAGGTGGAATGATTGTTCTGCCTGCTGGAATCTATCACCGCTTCACGCTTGATTCAAGCAATTACATTAAG GCAATGAGGCTCTTTGTTGGTGACCCAGTATGGACTCCATACAATCGTCCACATGATCATCTGCCTGCAAG GAAAGAATATGTTGAGACGTTTGTCCACGCGGATGGCTCTGGTTGTGCTGTTAATGCTGCTGCTTAA